In Oncorhynchus gorbuscha isolate QuinsamMale2020 ecotype Even-year linkage group LG08, OgorEven_v1.0, whole genome shotgun sequence, one genomic interval encodes:
- the socs5b gene encoding suppressor of cytokine signaling 5b — protein sequence MEKVGKMWSNLRSRCQTLFHSDSAGPSTENSVVEMDGMHCVVDLGRGGNSGEAQASRGSSLSRSLLPLPMVTGGRRHNCVSDIPQIVEITIDSKDSEDARGGRGGVPVARRDSYSRHAPWGGKKKHSCSTKTQSSMDTDRWSGRARGATGRRDRRYGVSSIQEMGDSGGGGRSLSARSLRQRLSETVGLCLPLPPRRRSRSSKTPTISKRKIHLTELMLETCPFPQGSDLANKWHLIKQHTAPVSPHSSTALLDAFDTAHPSPEDEEERLRERRRLSIEEGVDPPPNAQIHTLEALAQGSSLYKLGPKMAPGIAEASGEARGTAACCSGVGVSVQVLGGATAQLADCDSEEDSTTLCLQALRPKQRHASGDGNLSRNQPGPWKVHTQIDYIHCLVPDLLQITALPCYWGVMDRYEAEALLDGRPEGTFLLRDSAQEDYLFSVSFRRYNRSLHARIEQWNHNFSFDAHDPCVFHSSTVTGLLEHYKDPSACMFFEPLLTAPLHRAFPFGLQHLARAAICPRTTYDGIGGLPLPPALQDFLKEYHYKQKVRVRWLEREPPLKIK from the coding sequence ATGGAGAAAGTGGGCAAGATGTGGAGCAACCTGAGGAGCCGATGCCAGACCCTCTTCCACAGCGACAGTGCGGGACCCAGTACAGAGAACAGTGTGGTGGAGATGGACGGTATGCACTGTGTGGTGGACCTAGGACGGGGAGGCAATTCAGGCGAGGCCCAGGCTTCTCGGGGCTCTAGCCTGTCCCGAAGCCTCTTGCCGCTCCCCATGGTTACTGGGGGACGACGTCACAACTGTGTGTCGGACATCCCCCAGATAGTGGAGATCACCATAGACAGCAAAGACAGTGAGGATGCGAGGGGGGGTCGTGGAGGAGTCCCTGTGGCCCGGAGAGACTCGTACTCACGCCATGCACCTTGGGGGGGCAAGAAAAAACATTCATGTTCCACTAAGACTCAGAGCTCCATGGATACAGACAGGTGGTCAGGGCGTGCGCGCGGGGCCACTGGTCGGAGGGACCGTCGCTACGGAGTCAGCTCTATCCAGGAAATGGGGGACTCAGGGGGCGGGGGGCGCAGTCTGAGCGCCCGTTCCCTGCGCCAGCGGCTTAGCGAAACAGTGGGCCTGTGTCTCCCCCTGCCCCCCCGCCGCCGCTCGCGCTCTTCCAAGACCCCCACCATCTCGAAGCGCAAgatccacctgacagagctgatgctggagacctgtcccttcccccaGGGCTCGGACTTGGCCAACAAGTGGCACCTGATCAAGCAGCACACGGCGCCCGTCAGCCCGCATTCCTCCACGGCTCTGCTTGACGCCTTCGACACCGCCCACCCCTCCCCCGAGGACGAGGAGGAGCGTCTGCGCGAACGCCGCAGGCTCAGCATTGAAGAGGGAGTGGACCCCCCACCCAACGCCCAGATTCACACCCTGGAGGCCTTGGCGCAGGGCTCCTCTTTGTACAAACTGGGACCAAAGATGGCCCCCGGCATTGCAGAGGCCTCTGGGGAGGCCCGGGGCACCGCGGCCTGCTGCTCAGGAGTGGGGGTATCGGTGCAGGTGCTCGGGGGGGCTACAGCCCAGTTGGCTGACTGTGACTCGGAGGAGGACTCAACTACCCTATGCCTGCAGGCCCTGAGGCCCAAGCAGCGGCACGCGTCCGGGGATGGCAATCTGAGCCGGAACCAGCCTGGGCCATGGAAGGTGCACACGCAGATTGACTACATCCATTGCCTGGTACCGGACCTGCTGCAGATCACTGCACTGCCCTGTTACTGGGGCGTGATGGACCGCTACGAGGCGGAGGCGCTGCTGGATGGACGGCCCGAGGGCACCTTCCTGCTGCGAGACTCGGCCCAGGAGGACTACCTGTTCTCGGTCAGCTTTCGCCGCTACAACCGCTCGCTGCATGCCCGCATCGAGCAGTGGAACCACAACTTTAGCTTCGATGCCCACGACCCCTGCGTGTTCCACTCATCCACCGTCACAGGCCTACTGGAGCACTACAAGGACCCCAGCGCCTGCATGTTCTTTGAGCCGCTGCTCACGGCGCCACTCCACCGGGCCTTCCCTTTCGGCTTGCAGCACCTGGCACGGGCCGCCATCTGCCCCCGGACCACATACGACGGCATCGGCGGCCTGCCACTGCCCCCGGCCCTGCAGGACTTCCTCAAGGAGTATCACTACAAACAGAAAGTGCGTGTGCGCTGGCTGGAGAGGGAGCCGCCACTCAAGATCAAATAG